A single region of the Vicia villosa cultivar HV-30 ecotype Madison, WI linkage group LG4, Vvil1.0, whole genome shotgun sequence genome encodes:
- the LOC131597486 gene encoding uncharacterized protein LOC131597486, producing MVSRWQMILTEYDIQYTTKKAIKSSVIADYLVHQPVDDYQTMYFEFPDEDIMCVAKTSDSQNQEEGPEPGARWTLVFDGASNALGNGIGAVITSPTGFHIPFTARICFNCTNNVAEYEAWIYGIEAAIDLRIKNLAVYGDSSLVISLINGDWETRHPNLIPYKEHVVKLAQYFDDITFDHIPREENHLANALIKRLDEPAFCGVVDNVPDEKPWFYDIKKFLETQEYPDGASLTDRKTLKRLSSKFFLAEGVLYKRKMHG from the coding sequence ATGGTTTCccgttggcaaatgatcttgacagaatatgacatacAATACACTACTAAGAAGGCCATTAAAAGTAGTGTGATCGCTGATTATCTTGTACATCAGCCTGTGGATGATTACCAGACTATGTACTTTGAGTTCCCTGATGAGGATATCATGTGTGTGGCAAAGACCTCTGATAGtcaaaatcaagaagaaggacctgaaccaggggcgcGATGGACGCTTGTGTTCGACGGTGCTTCTAATGCATTGGGTAATGGTATTGGGGCTGTAATTACTTCTCcgacaggttttcatattccgttcaCGGCCAGAATTTGTTTTAATTGCACTAATAATGTGGCTGAATATGAGGCTTGGATATATGGTATTGAGGCTGCCATTGATTTAAGGATTAAAAATCTCGCAGTTTATGGAGATTCTTCTTTGGTAATTAGTCTGATCAACGGAGATTGGGAAACACGCCACCCCAACCTGATTCCTTATAAAGAACATGTTGTGAAATTGGCTCAATACTTCGATGACATCACTTTTGATCACATCCCTCGAGAGGAAAATCATTTGGCTAATGCTTTGATAAAAAGATTGGATGAGCCTGCATTCTGTGGCGTTGTTGATAATGTGCCTgatgagaaaccatggttttatgacattaagaAATTTCTGGAGACTCAAGAGTATCCTGATGGTGCTTCTCTTACAGATAGGAAAACTCTGAAGAGATTATCTTCCAAATTCTTCCTTGCTGAAGGCGTATTGTACAAGAGGAAGATgcatggatag